From Chitinophagales bacterium, the proteins below share one genomic window:
- a CDS encoding cytochrome c yields the protein MTERLNLRTGSILAIIITMALVMTSSCYYPRTEPGWEYMPDMAHSLAYETYTANPFFPDSMNAIQPVPNTIPRGVYMPFHYSANVSGYDSAGLYLHFPSWLGDKDLEEGKRLFGINCAVCHGFGGNANGSIVVNAKIKNPYPAPPSYFADNLINLPEGKAYYSVHYGKNLMGAYSKSLDHDQVWKVVYYVKSLQKHYLDSIAAKGAAASAVQDTVKK from the coding sequence ATGACGGAAAGATTGAATCTTAGAACAGGAAGCATCTTGGCCATAATCATCACCATGGCGCTCGTGATGACTTCTTCCTGCTATTATCCCCGTACCGAACCCGGATGGGAATATATGCCTGATATGGCACATTCGCTGGCTTATGAAACATATACTGCCAATCCGTTTTTCCCGGATAGTATGAATGCCATTCAGCCGGTGCCTAACACTATTCCAAGAGGTGTTTACATGCCATTTCATTACAGTGCAAATGTCAGCGGTTATGATTCCGCTGGACTATACCTTCATTTTCCCTCCTGGTTGGGAGATAAGGACCTGGAAGAGGGTAAAAGGCTGTTCGGGATTAATTGCGCGGTATGCCACGGTTTCGGTGGAAATGCAAACGGATCCATCGTGGTAAATGCAAAGATCAAAAATCCTTACCCTGCACCACCTTCTTACTTCGCTGATAATCTCATTAACCTTCCTGAAGGAAAAGCTTATTACAGCGTGCATTACGGAAAAAACCTCATGGGCGCCTATTCCAAGTCACTCGATCACGACCAGGTTTGGAAAGTGGTTTATTATGTGAAGTCTTTGCAGAAGCATTACCTGGATAGTATTGCAGCCAAAGGTGCTGCAGCATCAGCGGTTCAGGATACAGTGAAGAAATAG
- a CDS encoding DUF3341 domain-containing protein, translating into MKRYLLGLYDDDDVLLNAVDKVREQNIRIHDVVTPFAVHGLDEKLGLRESKLHIGGFFIGLTGLTIAFSFMTWVFTANWPIVFGGKPHFSFPAFIPIMFEFTVLSASIGMTVAFLALCHLYPGRFREPLDPRTTSHLFGMVFKITDQTTQEEKDRISKILRESGAVEVKEREMEKHY; encoded by the coding sequence ATGAAACGATATCTTTTAGGTTTGTACGATGATGATGATGTGCTGCTGAATGCAGTGGATAAAGTGCGTGAGCAAAATATCCGCATTCATGATGTGGTAACACCATTTGCAGTACACGGGCTGGATGAAAAACTCGGCTTGCGTGAATCCAAATTGCATATTGGCGGGTTTTTTATCGGCCTCACCGGCCTTACCATTGCCTTTTCCTTTATGACCTGGGTTTTTACTGCAAACTGGCCCATCGTTTTTGGCGGAAAACCACATTTCTCCTTTCCCGCATTCATACCCATCATGTTTGAGTTTACGGTATTGTCTGCATCCATCGGGATGACCGTCGCTTTCCTTGCACTGTGTCATCTCTATCCCGGAAGATTCCGTGAACCGCTTGATCCTAGAACAACCAGCCACCTTTTTGGAATGGTATTTAAAATCACAGATCAGACGACACAAGAAGAAAAGGACCGGATAAGCAAAATATTAAGAGAATCAGGAGCGGTGGAAGTGAAAGAACGCGAAATGGAAAAACATTATTAA
- the nrfD gene encoding polysulfide reductase NrfD, with protein MHAESYLRPPLIQGSKTYLQITEDISRSVEAKPSRSWWIATTIAATVMSWGLFCIAWTVWFGIGTWGLNRTIGWGWDITNFVWWIGIGHAGTLISAILLLFRQKWRTGVNRAAEAMTIFAVICAALFPVFHMGRVWLAFFNLPYPNSRGPVWPNFNSPLMWDVFAISTYFTVSLMFWYTGLIPDIATIRDRAKSKIAKWAYGLLSFGWVGSAKHWQRHEMLSLVLAGISTPLVLSVHTIVSFDFATSVIPGWHTTIFPPYFVAGAIFSGFAMVLTLMILTRKVLNLEQYITLDHIESMNKIIVLTGSIVGCAYLTELFTAWYSQNPYEQYAFANRALGPYWWSYWGMMTCNVISPQLFWVRKLRRSVWFTFFMSIVINCGMWFERFVIIVTSLHRDYVPSSWAMYSPTWVEISIYVGSIGLFFTAFLIFAKTMPVIAMAEIRHIMKTSGEAQKKAAHAHGKAHGHDPHIVPQTI; from the coding sequence ATGCACGCAGAATCGTACTTAAGGCCGCCGCTGATCCAGGGAAGCAAAACATATCTTCAGATCACTGAAGATATTTCCCGCTCTGTGGAAGCGAAGCCTTCCCGTTCCTGGTGGATTGCTACAACCATCGCAGCCACTGTCATGAGCTGGGGCCTGTTTTGTATTGCCTGGACAGTCTGGTTCGGAATCGGAACCTGGGGGCTCAACAGGACTATCGGCTGGGGTTGGGATATCACCAACTTTGTATGGTGGATTGGTATCGGTCATGCCGGAACACTGATTTCTGCCATTCTATTACTTTTTCGCCAGAAGTGGCGTACCGGTGTAAACCGTGCGGCAGAAGCCATGACTATCTTCGCCGTAATCTGCGCCGCATTATTCCCTGTGTTTCACATGGGCCGTGTATGGCTTGCCTTCTTTAATCTTCCTTATCCAAACAGCCGTGGACCGGTATGGCCTAACTTCAACTCGCCGCTCATGTGGGATGTATTCGCAATTTCCACGTACTTCACGGTATCGCTGATGTTCTGGTATACAGGCCTGATTCCTGATATCGCAACCATCCGCGACCGTGCAAAAAGTAAAATTGCAAAATGGGCTTACGGCCTGCTGAGTTTTGGTTGGGTAGGTTCTGCCAAACACTGGCAACGACATGAGATGCTGTCTCTCGTACTGGCAGGTATCTCTACACCGCTCGTGCTTTCCGTACATACAATAGTATCTTTTGACTTTGCCACTTCAGTAATACCAGGATGGCATACCACCATCTTTCCGCCTTATTTTGTTGCGGGCGCCATCTTCTCCGGCTTCGCTATGGTATTAACACTGATGATTCTTACGCGAAAAGTGCTGAACCTTGAGCAATACATTACACTTGATCACATCGAATCAATGAATAAGATCATTGTACTGACAGGTTCGATTGTCGGATGTGCTTATCTCACAGAATTATTTACAGCGTGGTATTCACAGAATCCTTATGAGCAGTATGCCTTTGCCAACAGGGCACTTGGCCCTTACTGGTGGTCGTACTGGGGCATGATGACTTGCAACGTAATCTCACCACAACTGTTTTGGGTGCGTAAGCTCCGCCGTAGCGTTTGGTTTACTTTCTTTATGTCTATAGTAATCAATTGCGGTATGTGGTTCGAGCGGTTTGTTATCATCGTTACTTCACTGCACCGCGACTATGTACCGTCTTCCTGGGCGATGTACTCACCTACATGGGTGGAAATCAGCATTTATGTAGGATCCATTGGATTGTTTTTCACCGCCTTCCTCATTTTTGCCAAAACAATGCCTGTGATAGCCATGGCTGAAATACGGCATATCATGAAAACATCGGGCGAAGCACAGAAGAAAGCCGCCCATGCGCACGGGAAAGCTCATGGACATGATCCTCACATTGTGCCGCAGACCATTTAA
- a CDS encoding TAT-variant-translocated molybdopterin oxidoreductase, which translates to MEQKNYWKGLEELHEDPAFLKERDKEFAEELPVEEIFDSSIVNKPASRRDFLKMLGFSVSAATLAASCRIPVNKAIPYVIKPEEIVPGVANYYASTFFDGNDYCPVLVKTRDGRPIKIEPLHSAHIAENSPNRFLFGGTSARAQASILSLYDITRPQQPTVTGKKATWEVADGEIRTRLMDAKSKGGNIRILTPTLLSPSTKQVIADFITAFPTTKHVVYDPVSYAGIAIANEKSFGKRVVPGYHFENANVIVSIGADFLGTWISPVEYTRQYVRNRKVSPEKTEMSRHYQVESRLSLTGSNADKRAVVKPSEEAVAVIALYNKLAAAMGAATMPGGALTGKAEKVITAAAADLAANKGKALVVAGSNDANVQAVVNAINMMLGSYGSTINLNQYSNTHQSGDKDMMSLLDEMNNGTVNTLILYGANPAYDHMNAKGFADALQKVETSISLNDRADETTALCRYHCPDHHYLESWNDASPRAGLFTMCQPVIWPLFDTRQAQDSLLRWMGNMEDYYAYIKNNWIRNVYPAQTTYGDAQTFWDMCVKEGAFEINTGGNTVSGNIVDVASAAGAIMAIASKANGLELSLYEKVGMGNGRYANLPWLQELPDPVSKVVWDNYLCVSPKFAKDNGLVMDVVSHHSDMVKVTAGNVSIEVPVYIQPGQTDTAVSLALGYGRTKAGRAGNGVGQNAYPFVSTNGETSIYNIAGITVTKLNRKYEIAMTQTHFSFEGRDAIRETVLSEYKKHPEENKDEKEELKHLWAETLYPEQKFPGPKWGMSIDLNSCIGCGACAVSCQAENNVPVVGKTEVMRVHEMSWIRIDRYYSFPGEHGTIDKEKEYDHIQDYQDVQVVFQPMLCQHCDNAPCENVCPVSATNHSSEGLNQMAYNRCIGTRYCANNCPYKVRRFNWLDYTTADVFPWNEPWKIPTLGIKDPGMTDAMTRMVLNPDVTVRARGVMEKCSFCVQRIQDGKLHAKKEGRPLIESDVKSACQTACPADAISFGNLNDEKSEVRRNHEDGRSYYTLAELNTRPAIAYMTKVRNTDEMVPGGEKKQKADHS; encoded by the coding sequence ATGGAACAAAAAAACTACTGGAAAGGACTTGAGGAGCTGCATGAAGATCCTGCGTTTCTGAAGGAGCGCGATAAAGAATTTGCTGAAGAATTGCCTGTAGAGGAAATCTTTGATTCATCTATTGTCAATAAGCCGGCCAGCAGGCGCGACTTTCTGAAGATGCTTGGTTTCAGTGTCTCTGCTGCTACGTTGGCTGCCAGCTGCCGGATTCCTGTAAATAAGGCGATTCCTTATGTTATTAAGCCGGAAGAAATTGTTCCCGGTGTGGCTAACTATTATGCATCCACCTTTTTCGATGGTAATGATTACTGCCCTGTGCTGGTAAAAACCCGTGATGGCCGTCCGATCAAGATAGAACCACTGCACAGCGCACACATTGCTGAAAATTCTCCCAATCGCTTCCTGTTCGGAGGAACGAGTGCCAGGGCACAGGCTTCCATCCTTTCACTGTATGATATCACACGTCCTCAGCAGCCAACGGTAACCGGCAAGAAAGCCACGTGGGAAGTGGCAGATGGAGAGATCCGTACCCGGCTGATGGATGCCAAAAGCAAAGGTGGCAACATCAGGATTCTGACACCAACACTACTGAGTCCTTCAACAAAGCAGGTGATTGCAGATTTTATCACTGCATTTCCCACCACAAAGCATGTGGTGTATGATCCGGTTTCCTATGCCGGTATTGCTATTGCCAATGAAAAAAGTTTCGGAAAGCGGGTTGTACCCGGCTATCACTTTGAAAATGCAAATGTTATTGTATCCATTGGCGCTGATTTCCTGGGCACCTGGATTTCTCCGGTTGAGTACACAAGGCAGTATGTCCGCAACCGGAAAGTGTCGCCGGAAAAGACGGAGATGAGCCGTCATTACCAGGTTGAATCACGCCTGTCGCTTACCGGATCCAATGCCGATAAGCGTGCAGTGGTGAAACCTTCGGAAGAAGCTGTTGCCGTAATCGCATTATACAACAAACTGGCTGCTGCTATGGGTGCAGCAACGATGCCCGGCGGCGCCCTGACCGGCAAAGCGGAAAAAGTAATTACTGCCGCCGCTGCCGATCTGGCCGCAAATAAAGGCAAAGCATTAGTGGTAGCCGGTTCCAACGACGCCAATGTACAGGCGGTTGTAAATGCAATCAATATGATGCTGGGCAGTTACGGCAGCACCATTAATCTCAATCAGTATTCCAACACACATCAATCGGGTGATAAAGACATGATGAGCCTGTTGGATGAAATGAATAACGGGACGGTTAACACACTGATATTGTATGGCGCTAATCCGGCATACGATCACATGAATGCCAAAGGTTTCGCCGATGCATTACAAAAGGTGGAAACTTCCATATCACTGAACGACAGGGCGGACGAAACCACTGCACTCTGCCGTTATCACTGCCCGGATCATCATTACCTCGAAAGCTGGAATGACGCATCACCAAGAGCGGGTTTGTTTACCATGTGCCAGCCTGTCATCTGGCCGTTATTTGACACACGGCAGGCACAGGATAGCCTGTTGCGTTGGATGGGTAATATGGAAGATTACTACGCTTATATCAAGAATAACTGGATCAGGAATGTATATCCTGCGCAAACAACTTATGGCGATGCGCAGACATTCTGGGATATGTGTGTGAAGGAAGGTGCTTTTGAAATTAACACGGGAGGCAATACTGTTTCAGGAAATATTGTTGACGTAGCTTCCGCTGCAGGAGCGATCATGGCGATAGCATCAAAGGCGAACGGACTGGAACTTTCCCTGTATGAAAAAGTCGGAATGGGCAACGGCCGCTATGCAAACCTGCCATGGCTGCAGGAGTTACCCGATCCTGTATCAAAGGTGGTGTGGGACAATTATCTCTGTGTTTCACCAAAATTTGCAAAAGACAATGGCCTGGTAATGGATGTGGTTTCACATCATTCCGATATGGTGAAAGTTACAGCAGGGAATGTGTCCATTGAAGTGCCTGTTTATATTCAGCCCGGCCAAACAGATACCGCTGTATCCCTTGCCCTCGGTTATGGACGGACTAAAGCCGGACGCGCGGGCAATGGCGTAGGGCAAAATGCATATCCTTTTGTTTCCACGAATGGCGAAACCAGCATTTACAATATTGCTGGTATCACGGTTACCAAACTGAACAGGAAGTACGAAATTGCCATGACGCAGACGCACTTCAGTTTTGAAGGGCGTGATGCGATCAGGGAAACAGTTTTATCGGAATACAAAAAACATCCTGAAGAAAATAAAGACGAAAAGGAAGAGCTGAAACATTTGTGGGCAGAGACACTTTATCCGGAACAGAAATTCCCGGGTCCAAAATGGGGAATGTCAATTGATCTGAATTCCTGCATCGGTTGCGGTGCATGTGCCGTTTCATGCCAGGCAGAAAATAATGTCCCTGTGGTGGGTAAAACGGAGGTCATGCGCGTTCACGAAATGTCGTGGATACGGATCGACCGGTACTATTCTTTCCCTGGCGAGCATGGCACCATTGACAAGGAGAAGGAATATGATCATATCCAGGATTACCAGGATGTGCAGGTTGTTTTCCAACCCATGTTATGCCAGCATTGCGATAATGCTCCGTGTGAAAATGTTTGCCCTGTTTCCGCCACCAATCATAGCAGTGAAGGGCTGAATCAAATGGCCTATAACCGCTGCATCGGTACGAGATACTGCGCCAATAACTGCCCTTATAAAGTGCGCCGGTTTAACTGGCTCGATTATACCACTGCCGATGTGTTTCCCTGGAACGAGCCATGGAAAATACCAACATTGGGAATTAAGGATCCGGGAATGACGGATGCCATGACGAGGATGGTGTTGAATCCCGACGTAACCGTTCGTGCACGAGGCGTGATGGAGAAATGCTCCTTCTGTGTTCAGCGCATACAGGATGGTAAATTACATGCCAAGAAGGAAGGTCGCCCGCTGATAGAGAGTGATGTTAAGTCTGCCTGCCAGACAGCCTGCCCTGCTGATGCCATCTCTTTTGGAAACCTGAATGATGAAAAAAGTGAAGTGCGCAGGAATCATGAAGACGGACGGTCTTATTACACGCTTGCTGAATTGAACACCCGCCCTGCCATTGCTTACATGACGAAGGTGCGGAACACCGATGAAATGGTGCCGGGTGGAGAGAAAAAGCAAAAGGCAGATCATTCATGA
- a CDS encoding c-type cytochrome, giving the protein MRSMSYTCVRSVFISRVYRFIVSVLLLHFVSVTASFAEVTADNGQKLFKQYCTSCHQLNNKLVGPALKDVHKRRSEEWLVKWIHNNAALRASGDKDALAIYAEYNKNEMPAFLSFKDDDIKSIIEYIKVQSEAPATQPGTSAPATATGAPAEQPSFWLYTVVGVLLVITFLLMRTNTVLKRLAYDKMGEPLPEERSFLSRLRSKRAVAFYVIAGVFLLGFTITDSAIRLGRSKNYQPVQPIAFSHELHAGINQINCLYCHSSAEKGKVAGIPPVSTCMNCHKAVQQGETEAGTKEIQKIYAAFDNNKPVEWTKIHNLPDHVYFNHSQHVAVGKIACQTCHGPVETMPVMYQFTSLSMGWCINCHRQTNVQFGSNDYYSMYTTLHEEFKNGKIDKVTEEMMGGAECQKCHY; this is encoded by the coding sequence ATGAGGTCAATGTCATACACGTGTGTCCGGAGTGTTTTTATTTCAAGGGTTTACAGGTTCATAGTATCGGTTTTATTGTTGCATTTTGTTTCTGTTACAGCATCCTTTGCTGAAGTTACCGCTGATAACGGTCAGAAACTTTTCAAACAGTATTGTACCTCCTGCCATCAGCTTAATAATAAACTTGTTGGTCCTGCACTGAAGGATGTGCATAAGCGCCGCTCTGAAGAATGGCTGGTTAAGTGGATTCACAATAATGCTGCGCTCCGCGCTTCGGGTGATAAGGATGCCTTGGCCATCTATGCAGAATACAACAAAAATGAGATGCCCGCCTTTCTCAGTTTTAAGGATGACGACATCAAATCAATTATCGAATATATTAAAGTGCAGAGCGAGGCACCTGCCACACAACCCGGTACTTCAGCGCCGGCAACTGCTACAGGTGCACCGGCTGAACAGCCTTCTTTCTGGCTGTACACGGTGGTCGGTGTCTTATTGGTGATCACTTTCCTGCTGATGCGCACCAATACCGTATTGAAGCGGTTGGCGTACGATAAGATGGGAGAGCCGTTGCCGGAAGAACGTTCCTTTCTCAGCCGGTTAAGGTCAAAACGTGCCGTTGCCTTTTATGTAATTGCCGGTGTCTTCCTGTTGGGTTTCACCATAACAGACAGCGCTATCCGGCTTGGACGATCAAAAAATTATCAGCCCGTTCAGCCTATTGCATTTTCTCATGAATTGCATGCAGGCATCAACCAGATCAATTGCCTCTATTGTCATTCAAGTGCCGAAAAAGGCAAAGTGGCAGGAATTCCTCCCGTGAGCACCTGTATGAATTGTCATAAGGCCGTTCAGCAGGGAGAGACAGAAGCGGGTACAAAGGAGATCCAGAAAATTTATGCTGCTTTTGACAATAATAAACCTGTTGAGTGGACAAAAATTCATAACCTTCCTGATCATGTTTATTTTAACCACTCCCAACACGTAGCCGTCGGCAAAATCGCCTGCCAGACCTGCCATGGCCCCGTTGAGACAATGCCGGTGATGTACCAGTTCACCAGTTTGTCGATGGGTTGGTGCATCAATTGCCATCGCCAGACCAATGTTCAGTTTGGTTCCAATGATTATTACAGCATGTACACCACGCTTCACGAAGAATTCAAGAATGGAAAGATTGATAAAGTTACGGAAGAGATGATGGGTGGTGCCGAATGTCAGAAATGTCACTATTGA
- the atpC gene encoding ATP synthase F1 subunit epsilon, with translation MTLDILTPEKKIYSGNADAVSFPGTAGAFQVLDHHAPLISSLKAGKITVRNSKESLQFSTKSGFVEVLNNKVTVLVEGAEPIE, from the coding sequence ATGACCCTCGACATCCTCACCCCCGAAAAAAAAATTTACAGCGGCAATGCTGATGCGGTATCTTTTCCAGGAACAGCAGGCGCTTTCCAGGTGCTTGATCATCATGCTCCATTGATTTCTTCTTTGAAAGCCGGAAAAATTACCGTGCGCAACAGCAAGGAGTCGTTGCAGTTTTCTACGAAGAGCGGATTTGTTGAAGTGCTGAATAACAAGGTCACGGTATTGGTGGAAGGCGCTGAACCTATTGAGTAA
- the atpD gene encoding F0F1 ATP synthase subunit beta yields MPNIGKIKQIIGPVVDVSFAAEGSKLPEILSALVVTRENGQKLILEVQQHLGEDSVRTVAMDSTEGLKRGLDAVDTGANIKMPTGDKIKGRLFNVVGEAIDGIGEVSNEGGYPIHGHPPKFEDLSTQSEVLYTGIKVIDLIEPYAKGGKIGLFGGAGVGKTVLIQELINNIAKAYAGMSVFAGVGERTREGNDLLREFIESDVIRYGTEFRHSMEKGGWDLSKVDHAELEKSQATLVFGQMNEPPGARARVALSGLTMAEYFRDGNPNEAKGRDILFFIDNIFRFTQAGSEVSALLGRMPSAVGYQPTLATEMGVMQERITSTKRGSITSVQAVYVPADDLTDPAPATTFAHLDATTVLSRKISELGIYPAVDPLDSTSRILTADIVGEQHYNTAQRVKLILQRYKELQDIIAILGLDELSDEDKLTVSRARRVQRFLSQPFHVAEQFTGLKGVLVPIEETIRGFNMIMDGEVDEYPEAAFNLVGTIDDAIEKGKKLMEAAGG; encoded by the coding sequence ATGCCCAACATTGGTAAAATAAAACAGATCATCGGCCCCGTAGTCGATGTAAGCTTTGCAGCAGAAGGCTCCAAGCTTCCAGAAATCCTGAGCGCGCTGGTAGTAACACGCGAAAATGGTCAGAAGCTCATTCTTGAAGTGCAGCAGCACCTCGGTGAAGACAGCGTCCGTACGGTTGCGATGGATTCAACGGAAGGCCTGAAACGCGGATTGGATGCAGTGGATACAGGCGCCAACATCAAAATGCCTACCGGCGACAAGATCAAAGGCCGTTTGTTTAACGTAGTAGGTGAAGCCATAGACGGAATAGGAGAGGTGAGCAATGAAGGCGGTTACCCTATTCATGGCCATCCACCCAAATTCGAAGATCTTTCCACGCAATCGGAAGTCCTCTATACCGGTATCAAGGTAATTGACCTGATTGAACCGTATGCAAAAGGCGGTAAAATCGGATTGTTTGGTGGAGCAGGAGTAGGAAAAACGGTATTGATTCAGGAATTGATCAATAACATTGCGAAAGCGTATGCCGGTATGTCGGTATTTGCCGGCGTGGGTGAACGTACACGTGAAGGAAATGACTTGTTGCGTGAGTTTATTGAATCGGATGTAATCCGTTACGGAACGGAATTCCGTCACAGCATGGAAAAAGGCGGTTGGGATTTGAGCAAGGTGGATCATGCGGAACTGGAGAAGTCACAGGCAACACTTGTATTCGGACAAATGAATGAACCACCCGGAGCGCGCGCGCGGGTTGCTTTGTCAGGATTGACGATGGCCGAATATTTCCGCGATGGAAACCCTAATGAAGCCAAAGGCCGCGACATTCTTTTCTTTATTGATAACATTTTCAGGTTTACACAGGCGGGCTCGGAAGTATCTGCTTTGCTTGGCCGTATGCCGTCAGCCGTAGGTTACCAACCAACACTTGCCACTGAAATGGGTGTGATGCAGGAACGTATCACGAGTACCAAACGTGGTTCGATCACTTCCGTACAGGCGGTTTATGTACCGGCCGATGATTTGACAGATCCTGCACCGGCTACAACTTTCGCTCACCTTGATGCTACTACCGTATTAAGCAGAAAAATTTCTGAGTTGGGAATTTATCCGGCTGTTGATCCGCTGGATTCTACTTCACGGATTCTGACCGCAGATATTGTCGGTGAACAACATTACAATACCGCACAAAGGGTGAAGCTGATTCTGCAGCGTTACAAAGAGTTGCAGGATATTATTGCCATCCTTGGCTTGGATGAATTGAGCGATGAAGATAAACTGACCGTATCCCGCGCACGCCGTGTTCAGCGCTTCCTGTCACAACCATTCCACGTGGCGGAACAATTTACAGGTCTGAAAGGTGTACTGGTCCCCATAGAAGAAACCATCCGTGGCTTTAACATGATCATGGACGGTGAAGTGGATGAATATCCGGAAGCAGCATTCAACCTTGTGGGAACGATTGATGATGCGATTGAGAAAGGGAAGAAGTTGATGGAGGCAGCGGGGGGATAG
- a CDS encoding DUF5106 domain-containing protein, with product MKDTPCYLANYYGDKQYIQDTVRSDVNGTVVFEGRMSLPGGIYLFVFPDKRYFEMLVDKEQHFSMETTWDDPINNMKVKGSKDNEQFYDYLQFAVRLQKESMELQNKLKTATTKADSTVITEEMKKSEEQMSGYRNNFMQQNPETFLAKIFKTLPEPEIPKEIPTLPNGRKDSTYAYRYYKSHYFDNVDFSDRRLLRTPIFAPKVEKYMNDLTPQLPDSVNQSAEYVVEKAKADSEVFKYVLWWITYTYETSKVMGMDEVFVHMVEKYYMTGQAYWLDSAQEVKIIDRARKIAPNIIGNTAPELALKDTLGQWQILSKVPAKYTILVFWDPDCGHCQKEIPKVKEVYDKWKSKGVQVYAVDIEVDEAKWRKFIREKNLDWINVNDVNHQSNFRQLYDIYSTPVIYILDDKKVIRAKRIGAEQIDEFLNHLEGVPQKKS from the coding sequence ATGAAAGATACACCCTGCTACCTTGCTAACTATTATGGCGACAAGCAATATATACAGGATACTGTTCGCTCCGATGTGAATGGCACGGTGGTGTTTGAAGGTCGAATGAGCCTGCCGGGCGGGATTTATCTTTTTGTTTTTCCTGATAAGCGCTATTTTGAAATGCTGGTGGATAAAGAGCAGCATTTCAGCATGGAAACAACGTGGGACGATCCCATCAACAACATGAAGGTGAAGGGGTCGAAAGACAATGAACAGTTTTATGATTACCTGCAATTCGCAGTGCGGCTTCAAAAGGAATCGATGGAGTTGCAGAATAAACTAAAAACCGCCACCACCAAAGCAGACAGCACGGTCATCACCGAAGAGATGAAGAAAAGTGAAGAGCAGATGAGCGGCTACCGCAACAATTTTATGCAGCAGAACCCGGAAACATTCCTGGCCAAAATTTTCAAGACATTGCCGGAGCCTGAAATTCCGAAAGAGATCCCCACCCTGCCCAATGGAAGAAAAGACTCAACGTATGCTTACCGGTATTACAAATCGCACTATTTCGATAACGTGGATTTCAGCGACAGGCGGCTGCTTCGCACGCCGATCTTTGCTCCCAAGGTAGAGAAGTATATGAATGACCTCACGCCACAGCTGCCCGATTCCGTGAACCAGTCGGCGGAATACGTGGTGGAAAAAGCGAAAGCAGACAGCGAGGTGTTTAAGTATGTACTCTGGTGGATCACCTACACTTATGAAACATCGAAGGTGATGGGCATGGATGAAGTGTTTGTGCACATGGTGGAGAAATATTACATGACCGGGCAGGCTTACTGGCTGGATTCGGCGCAGGAGGTTAAGATCATTGACCGCGCCAGAAAAATAGCCCCGAATATCATCGGTAATACGGCGCCGGAACTGGCTTTGAAAGACACGCTTGGACAGTGGCAGATACTGAGCAAGGTGCCTGCGAAATATACCATTCTCGTCTTCTGGGATCCTGACTGCGGGCATTGCCAGAAAGAGATACCGAAGGTCAAAGAGGTGTATGATAAGTGGAAGTCGAAAGGTGTGCAGGTTTACGCCGTGGATATTGAAGTGGATGAAGCGAAGTGGAGGAAGTTTATCCGTGAAAAGAACCTGGACTGGATCAATGTGAATGATGTCAATCATCAGAGTAACTTCCGGCAACTCTACGATATTTACAGTACACCGGTAATTTATATCCTCGACGATAAAAAAGTTATTCGTGCCAAGCGCATTGGCGCAGAACAGATTGATGAGTTCCTGAATCACCTGGAAGGCGTGCCGCAAAAGAAAAGCTGA